Proteins encoded in a region of the Vicia villosa cultivar HV-30 ecotype Madison, WI linkage group LG5, Vvil1.0, whole genome shotgun sequence genome:
- the LOC131603277 gene encoding uncharacterized protein LOC131603277, whose amino-acid sequence MEPSSSPKAPLIPEIKLKSNQKKKIPSPKELISYYESQGMDSNEASLKVIEDLQKALFGVISSGRGKNERVLNESSRKMDSVNNRLAVLDMKLDSKPGYVETFAIGVVSGAALNGIGAILPHILSPIAQIWNSVTSVTKSTP is encoded by the coding sequence ATGGAACCATCAAGTAGTCCAAAAGCACCGTTAATACCTGAAATTAAATTGAAATCTAATCAGAAAAAGAAGATTCCTTCTCCAAAAGAGTTGATATCTTATTATGAATCTCAAGGAATGGATTCAAATGAAGCTTCTTTGAAGGTTATTGAGGATTTGCAGAAAGCTTTATTTGGAGTGATTTCATCTGGTAGAGGTAAAAATGAAAGGGTTTTGAATGAATCTTCTAGAAAGATGGATTCGGTTAACAATAGACTTGCGGTACTTGACATGAAGTTGGATTCTAAGCCGGGTTATGTCGAGACATTTGCAATTGGTGTTGTTTCTGGTGCGGCTCTTAATGGAATTGGGGCTATTTTGCCTCATATTCTTTCGCCTATTGCTCAAATTTGGAATTCTGTTACGTCGGTTACTAAATCTACTCCTTAA
- the LOC131603278 gene encoding protein JINGUBANG — MRLLSWLETCTSANCATATHNSTVELLPSRKHQHAFDSSTSSSSLLTSDDSTSSTLHSNYSIQTLPSVPSLQKLSSNNLSNFSISYHCLTSLTPHPSRPITSLALQNNLLYAATENQIDVYDRHTCTNLQTFNSEATSGSTKTITFSKDMVFTTHQDCKIRVWKNNQHRKLTTLPTVNDRLRRFLLPKNYVTVRRHNKRLWIEHADTVTDLAVSNGVIYSVSWDKTLKIWRVSDLRCVESVKAHEDAVNAVAVSNDGTVYTGSSDRRIRVWAKPVGEKRHVLVATLEKHKSAVNALALNDDGSVLFSGACDRSILVWEREDSANHMVVIGALRGHQNAILCLINVSDLLLSGSADRTVRIWKRAYDGSFCCVGVLDGHQKPVKSLAAIPDGDDESSTNGVVSVFSGSLDGEIKVWQLSIGCLADQDQDFMIS, encoded by the coding sequence ATGCGGTTACTTTCATGGCTAGAAACTTGCACCTCCGCCAACTGCGCCACCGCCACCCACAACTCCACCGTCGAACTCCTCCCGTCAAGAAAACATCAACATGCATTTGACTCAAgtacttcatcttcttcgttattAACCTCCGATGACAGCACTTCCAGTACTCTTCATAGCAACTACTCCATACAAACACTCCCCTCCGTCCCTTCTCTGCAGAAACTCTCTTCTAACAATCTCAGCAACTTCTCCATCTCTTATCACTGTCTCACCTCCCTCACACCCCACCCTTCTCGCCCTATCACCTCCCTCGCTCTCCAAAACAACCTCCTCTACGCCGCAACAGAAAACCAAATCGACGTCTACGATCGTCACACGTGTACCAATCTCCAGACGTTTAACTCCGAAGCAACTTCCGGCTCCACTAAAACCATCACTTTCTCTAAAGACATGGTTTTCACCACTCACCAAGACTGCAAAATCCGCGTCTGGAAAAACAATCAACACCGCAAGTTAACCACTCTCCCCACCGTCAACGACCGTCTCCGCCGCTTCCTCCTCCCGAAAAACTACGTCACTGTCCGTCGCCATAATAAACGTCTCTGGATAGAACACGCTGACACCGTCACAGACCTCGCCGTCTCTAACGGCGTTATCTACTCCGTTTCGTGGGATAAAACGCTTAAGATATGGAGAGTCTCCGATCTTCGTTGCGTTGAATCAGTCAAAGCTCACGAAGATGCGGTCAACGCGGTTGCAGTTTCTAACGATGGAACCGTCTACACTGGATCATCCGATAGACGAATACGCGTTTGGGCGAAACCAGTTGGAGAAAAAAGACACGTTCTTGTTGCTACCCTAGAGAAGCATAAATCAGCGGTTAATGCTTTGGCGCTAAACGACGACGGTTCGGTGTTGTTTTCGGGTGCATGCGACCGTTCGATATTGGTGTGGGAGAGAGAGGATAGTGCGAATCATATGGTTGTGATTGGGGCTCTGAGAGGGCATCAGAACGCGATACTGTGTTTGATCAACGTCTCTGATTTGTTACTAAGTGGGTCCGCTGATCGGACGGTTAGGATTTGGAAACGAGCTTATGATGGGTCGTTTTGCTGTGTTGGTGTGCTTGATGGGCACCAGAAACCTGTGAAGTCGTTGGCGGCAATTCCGGATGGGGATGATGAAAGTTCAACGAACGGTGTCGTTTCTGTTTTTAGTGGTTCGTTAGATGGTGAGATAAAGGTTTGGCAACTTTCTATTGGGTGTCTGGCTGATCAGGATCAAGATTTTATGATTTCGTAG
- the LOC131603276 gene encoding protein SIEVE ELEMENT OCCLUSION B-like: MEMVPRKMQSRAIRHIFSASDDTVMTKQIRATHAPIEEHVDARPLLNIVQDIFHRAASLNPEFVQDMKDNNTKESDLFEMLEISYHSINKISCEISCKCLMSGGDAHATTIGILGMLSSYSWDAKVVIALAAFAANLGEFWLVAQLHATNRLAKSVALLKHIHETLNQVDDLGPKFESVNNLLKAMLEVANCIVEFHELPSEYIDHEAPETLTASTLIPSAVYWTIRSIVACASHILGIVGLGQGYMTSTIETWELSSLTHKLESLYGHLQKLLTICRQHLDDNKQREVFETLQHLFETSHQDNIKVLKALIHCKGDPLPVFDGSTKQRVSIEALRKKIVLLYITDLHNISDQELVIFEQMYQESRLDSTRIESQYELVWIPVVEKGTAWTESKQKFERLQSMMPWYSVYDPSLLEAATIRYIKEVWLFNTKPMLVVLDPQGKVVNLNAIHMMWIWGSMAYPFSSLREEALWKEETWGLALLADTIDPLLFDWVSAGKYICLYGGDDMDWIRKFTSAAKSMARTLRIPLEMMYVGKANPGQKVRKINKSIYEENLSNILADPTIIWFFWVRLESMWHSKLQQNKTVETDQIMMEIMRILSYDSSDQGWAVISQGTIKMTQGKGDSFLKCVNEFDEWKDNVNEKGVLPAMDEYIQGIQQPHHCNRLILPGVDGTVPDKIVCAECGKPMEKFYMYRCCNE; the protein is encoded by the exons ATGGAAATGGTGCCAAGGAAGATGCAATCTAGAGCTATCCGCCACATTTTTTCGGCTTCAGATGACACGGTTATGACGAAACAAATTCGCGCAACTCATGCTCCTATTGAAGAACATGTGGATGCTAGACCTCTACTTAATATTGTTCAAGACATTTTTCATCGCGCGGCTTCTCTTAACCCCGAATTTGTTCAG GACATGAAGGATAATAATACTAAGGAATCTGACTTGTTTGAAATGCTGGAGATTTCATATCACTCAATTAACAAAATTTCGTGCGAG ATATCTTGCAAGTGTTTGATGAGTGGAGGAGATGCTCATGCAACAACCATAGGAATACTTGGAATGCTATCAAGCTATTCATGGGATGCCAAAGTGGTGATAGCATTAGCAGCATTTGCAGCCAACTTAGGAGAATTTTGGCTTGTTGCTCAACTTCACGCCACCAACCGTCTTGCTAAGTCGGTTGCATTGTTGAAGCACATTCATGAAACACTGAATCAAGTTGATGACTTGGGGCCTAAATTTGAATCTGTCAACAACCTTCTCAAGGCAATGTTGGAGGTTGCTAATTGCATTGTTGAGTTTCATGAGCTTCCTTCTGAGTATATTGATCATGAAGCACCTGAAACATTGACTGCTTCCACTCTTATTCCTAGTGCTGTTTATTGGACCATTAGAAGTATTGTGGCATGTGCATCACATATTTTAGGCATTGTTGGCTTGGGTCAAGG ATATATGACATCAACAATTGAGACATGGGAGCTTTCAAGTTTGACTCATAAGCTAGAAAGCTTGTATGGTCACCTTCAAAAGCTGCTAACAATTTGTCGTCAACATTTAG ATGACAATAAACAGAGAGAAGTATTTGAAACACTTCAGCACCTTTTTGAGACTTCACACCAAGATAACATTAAGGTTCTCAAAGCTTTGATTCACTGCAAGGGTGATCCATTGCCAGTGTTTGATGGTTCCACAAAGCAAAGG GTTAGCATTGAGGCATTGAGGAAGAAAATTGTGCTGCTCTACATAACAGACCTGCACAATATATCTGACCAAGAGCTAGTGATTTTTGAACAAATGTATCAAGAGTCGCGTCTAGATTCAACGAGGATAGAGAGTCAATACGAACTCGTTTGGATTCCGGTTGTGGAAAAGGGAACTGCGTGGACCGAATCAAAGCAGAAGTTCGAGAGGCTGCAATCAATGATGCCATGGTACTCAGTTTATGACCCTTCACTTTTGGAGGCAGCAACCATTAGGTACATTAAGGAGGTATGGCTTTTCAACACAAAGCCAATGCTTGTGGTGTTGGATCCACAAGGTAAGGTTGTGAACCTGAATGCAATACATATGATGTGGATTTGGGGAAGCATGGCTTATCCTTTTTCTAGCTTAAGGGAGGAAGCTCTTTGGAAAGAAGAAACATGGGGACTTGCACTATTGGCCGATACAATCGATCCATTGCTCTTTGATTGG GTATCAGCAGGAAAGTACATATGTTTGTATGGAGGGGACGATATGGATTGGATCCGTAAATTCACAAGCGCGGCAAAATCCATGGCAAGAACTCTACGAATTCCACTCGAAATGATGTATGTAGGAAAAGCCAACCCTGGACAAAAAGTTAGAAAAATCAACAAGTCCATATATGAAGAAAATCTAAGCAACATCCTAGCCGACCCAACGATAATTTGGTTCTTTTGGGTTAGGCTAGAAAGCATGTGGCactccaaattacaacaaaacAAGACAGTGGAAACTGACCAAATAATGATGGAAATAATGAGAATCCTAAGCTATGATAGCAGTGATCAAGGTTGGGCTGTGATAAGTCAAGGAACAATAAAAATGACCCAAGGCAAAGGCGACTCGTTTTTGAAGTGTGTTAATGAGTTTGATGAGTGGAAGGATAATGTGAATGAGAAAGGAGTTTTGCCTGCAATGGATGAGTATATACAAGGAATCCAACAGCCACACCATTGTAATAGATTGATACTGCCAGGAGTTGATGGCACAGTTCCAGATAAGATTGTGTGTGCTGAATGTGGTAAACCAATGGAGAAGTTCTACATGTATCGCTGCTGCAACGAATGA